From Pantoea sp. At-9b, the proteins below share one genomic window:
- the fliB gene encoding flagellin lysine-N-methylase, producing MQQFGYDFLLSIYSPVAIVGHYYFFFFEESAAFMEEIVIVEPAFFNQFQCVGSACPDHCCKGWDIELDEPAVNRYMQSEAIEIRQIAVENIITTKESQSRWGKIKLTSNGNCTFLDEDRLCKVHKSLGEKALSTTCAIYPRLYASYKYEIRSNLTLSCPEAAKKLLTTPGAMLYSEKIKPSPEALDAPDISEQDRLLNLMCTNIMLTCGSDIDAGFYGIILLFFYRDKLEKDNEPEGNILNYFEDIQTAIYNGQIRKNIDELNPNYPLQSELFSRLQTYLNKKHEGRGWSTLRRYSQRLHTVQSNNSADTMQRLNKIWQDKARPWFQERSHLLSNYIQYRMYEDFFPLKNGRELFTNLYLMISEWLLLKWLTAARFALNDNFTEDDVINIVYSYHSIARHDKNAEDAFLTEIGRITFNDHLSLAYLLK from the coding sequence ATGCAGCAATTTGGTTATGATTTTCTACTATCGATTTATTCCCCTGTTGCTATCGTTGGGCATTATTATTTTTTCTTCTTTGAAGAGAGCGCTGCGTTTATGGAAGAGATCGTTATTGTGGAACCGGCATTTTTCAACCAGTTTCAGTGTGTGGGTAGTGCCTGCCCCGACCATTGCTGCAAAGGATGGGATATTGAGCTCGATGAACCAGCGGTAAATCGATACATGCAGAGCGAAGCCATTGAAATTCGTCAAATTGCTGTTGAAAATATTATTACAACTAAAGAAAGCCAGAGTCGTTGGGGGAAAATAAAATTAACCAGCAATGGCAACTGTACTTTCCTTGATGAAGACCGCTTGTGCAAAGTGCATAAGTCACTTGGGGAAAAAGCGCTCAGCACCACCTGTGCGATCTATCCACGTCTTTACGCCAGCTATAAATATGAAATTAGAAGTAACCTGACCCTATCATGCCCGGAAGCGGCAAAAAAACTCTTAACAACGCCGGGCGCGATGCTCTACAGCGAAAAAATCAAGCCAAGTCCCGAGGCGTTGGATGCACCTGACATTAGCGAGCAAGATCGTCTGCTCAATCTGATGTGCACCAACATTATGCTAACCTGTGGTTCAGACATCGACGCAGGCTTTTACGGTATCATCTTGTTATTCTTTTATCGTGATAAGTTGGAAAAGGACAATGAGCCGGAAGGGAATATTTTAAATTATTTCGAGGATATCCAGACGGCGATTTATAATGGCCAAATCAGAAAAAACATTGATGAATTAAATCCTAACTACCCGCTACAATCCGAACTGTTTTCTCGACTGCAAACATACCTGAATAAAAAACATGAAGGTCGGGGGTGGTCTACCTTACGACGTTATTCGCAAAGACTGCATACTGTGCAAAGCAACAATTCCGCAGACACAATGCAGCGATTAAATAAAATCTGGCAAGATAAAGCACGCCCCTGGTTCCAGGAGCGTTCCCATCTACTTAGTAACTATATCCAGTATCGTATGTATGAGGATTTTTTCCCACTGAAGAATGGAAGAGAACTCTTCACCAATCTTTATTTAATGATATCGGAATGGCTACTATTAAAGTGGCTAACTGCTGCACGTTTTGCGCTGAATGACAACTTCACTGAAGATGATGTGATTAATATCGTCTATAGCTATCACAGTATCGCAAGACATGACAAAAATGCAGAGGATGCATTTTTGACTGAAATTGGCAGGATAACGTTTAACGATCATCTTTCATTGGCTTATCTCCTGAAGTGA
- a CDS encoding MFS transporter produces MKPQGRQRWGVLGLLCLLAIINNIDRLTLSIAAPVMQTEMHITATDIGLLGSAFALAYAFGQLPSGWFVDRFSPRILLGTSVIIWSAATVAMGLSYTLTGFILARIWLGLAEAPSLPATNKIVTRWFPKKEQGIANASWDAALKVGPAFFTFLLIWIVSEIGWREMYFIAGGAGIIAAVIFFAFYRDIEKHKSLTKEEREYIQHDATPIITKNNLPWRELFKHQTMWGMMAGFFCNMWVYQIFLVFIPLYIINQFGIKFSSLGLVASIPWIGAIIGDLVSGVISGKLSERSGWSTLKAKKVTIIGALVLQAIVLALLPFNGMFGEGAGLTVAVILMAFALGFNGGVVAHAWSIPAEVTAPGTVASVAAVQNFGGFLGATVSPLVAGAIVDATHSFTLVFLISAVVSVIGAGIYFWFVGKPIIREEKTSSLMAQATQE; encoded by the coding sequence ATGAAACCTCAAGGGCGGCAGCGCTGGGGGGTGCTTGGGTTACTCTGCCTGCTGGCGATCATTAATAATATTGACCGCCTGACGCTGTCTATCGCAGCGCCGGTAATGCAAACTGAAATGCATATCACCGCTACGGATATTGGCCTGCTGGGAAGCGCCTTTGCTTTAGCTTATGCATTTGGTCAATTACCTTCCGGCTGGTTTGTCGATCGTTTCAGCCCGCGTATCCTGTTGGGCACATCCGTGATCATCTGGAGTGCCGCGACAGTCGCGATGGGTCTGTCCTATACGCTTACTGGCTTTATACTGGCCCGTATCTGGCTCGGTCTGGCTGAAGCACCATCCTTACCCGCCACGAATAAAATCGTTACCCGCTGGTTCCCCAAAAAGGAGCAGGGCATCGCCAATGCCAGCTGGGATGCTGCACTTAAAGTAGGACCGGCCTTCTTTACCTTTTTACTGATCTGGATCGTTTCAGAAATTGGCTGGCGTGAAATGTATTTCATTGCCGGTGGTGCAGGAATTATTGCCGCAGTGATATTTTTTGCCTTCTATCGGGATATAGAGAAACATAAATCCCTGACAAAAGAAGAAAGGGAATATATTCAGCATGATGCCACACCCATAATTACAAAAAATAATTTACCCTGGAGGGAGTTATTCAAACATCAAACCATGTGGGGCATGATGGCAGGTTTCTTTTGTAACATGTGGGTTTACCAGATCTTCCTGGTCTTTATTCCACTTTATATTATCAACCAGTTTGGCATTAAATTTTCCTCTTTAGGTCTGGTCGCCAGCATCCCGTGGATTGGTGCGATCATCGGTGATCTCGTGAGCGGTGTGATTTCAGGTAAGCTCTCCGAACGTTCCGGCTGGAGCACGCTGAAAGCCAAGAAGGTCACTATCATTGGTGCGCTGGTGTTACAGGCTATCGTCCTGGCGCTGCTGCCATTTAATGGCATGTTCGGTGAAGGCGCGGGCCTGACTGTCGCGGTGATCTTAATGGCTTTTGCGCTCGGTTTTAATGGTGGCGTAGTCGCGCATGCCTGGTCGATTCCAGCCGAAGTCACGGCCCCGGGTACGGTAGCCTCTGTCGCCGCAGTACAGAATTTCGGTGGCTTCCTCGGTGCGACAGTTTCACCGCTGGTCGCTGGTGCGATTGTCGATGCTACACACAGTTTCACGCTGGTGTTTCTGATTTCCGCGGTTGTCTCAGTGATTGGTGCGGGCATTTATTTCTGGTTCGTCGGTAAGCCCATTATCCGCGAAGAAAAAACCTCATCCCTTATGGCACAGGCTACACAGGAGTAA
- a CDS encoding GntR family transcriptional regulator, with protein sequence MADFERPKSLTAVVTDHVRKLIVHGDIPLGAAISERTVAAELNVSKTPVREALAQLSVEGLVTIKPQSGVRVFTLSAREVREICAFRQVLETAALTLAMQQDAKGLADALDAVVKQMDVAQSKGDFRRYLELDNDFHQRFFDFCDNAYLTNSYVRYAAKIAALRTHLAAKPQHTSLSYQEHGEIVAAIRNDAHAEVLAILERHLGRTRETYEIGVEDIAAADAASLTTSS encoded by the coding sequence GTGGCAGATTTTGAGCGACCTAAGTCACTGACAGCGGTAGTAACCGATCACGTTCGCAAGCTGATAGTCCATGGCGATATTCCACTTGGGGCAGCCATAAGCGAACGCACCGTTGCCGCTGAGCTGAATGTCTCAAAAACACCGGTTAGAGAAGCACTTGCCCAACTCAGTGTTGAAGGGCTGGTGACGATCAAACCGCAATCAGGCGTGCGAGTATTTACTTTGAGCGCCAGGGAAGTGCGAGAAATTTGTGCTTTCCGACAGGTTCTTGAAACCGCGGCACTGACACTGGCTATGCAGCAGGATGCCAAAGGGCTGGCGGATGCATTGGATGCAGTGGTGAAACAAATGGACGTCGCTCAGAGTAAGGGGGATTTCCGTCGTTATCTGGAGTTGGATAATGATTTCCACCAGCGTTTTTTTGATTTCTGTGACAACGCTTACCTGACCAATTCTTACGTGCGTTATGCGGCTAAAATCGCGGCGTTACGTACTCACCTTGCTGCTAAACCACAACACACATCGCTTTCTTATCAAGAACATGGCGAAATTGTTGCCGCTATCAGAAATGATGCACACGCAGAAGTCTTGGCCATTCTCGAACGCCATTTGGGCCGTACCCGTGAAACCTATGAAATCGGTGTGGAAGATATCGCCGCAGCCGACGCCGCTTCCCTGACCACATCCTCCTGA
- a CDS encoding 2-dehydro-3-deoxy-6-phosphogalactonate aldolase encodes MSELRLSGAKRGLIAILRGVKPEEVVDIGYALVEAGIAIIEVPLNSPQPFESISRLIKTLPADILIGAGTVLNPQDVDRLADCGGGIVVSPNVDKAVIEQTRLRGMLSLPGVFTATEALAAIAAGASGLKFFPASVMGASGINALRAVLPADIALGAVGGIDAGQFIDYHKAGIHFFGLGSNLYKAGDNARTVSQRAINLVHAWDAIKNQ; translated from the coding sequence ATGTCTGAATTACGTTTATCAGGTGCTAAACGGGGACTTATCGCCATCCTGCGCGGTGTTAAACCCGAAGAAGTGGTGGATATTGGCTATGCGCTGGTCGAGGCGGGAATCGCGATCATTGAGGTTCCCCTGAATTCCCCGCAACCGTTTGAATCGATATCACGGCTGATAAAAACATTACCTGCGGACATTCTCATCGGTGCTGGCACGGTGCTGAACCCGCAAGATGTCGACCGGTTGGCAGATTGTGGTGGCGGAATCGTCGTGAGTCCGAATGTTGATAAGGCGGTCATTGAACAAACCCGCTTACGCGGCATGCTTTCTCTACCCGGCGTGTTTACTGCGACCGAGGCCTTAGCGGCGATTGCCGCAGGAGCCAGCGGCCTTAAGTTCTTTCCAGCTTCTGTTATGGGTGCCAGTGGCATCAATGCATTGCGCGCGGTGCTACCGGCAGACATTGCATTAGGTGCGGTTGGCGGAATAGACGCCGGGCAGTTTATTGATTATCACAAAGCCGGTATTCATTTTTTCGGGCTTGGTAGCAACTTGTATAAAGCCGGAGATAACGCACGAACGGTTTCGCAAAGAGCAATAAATCTGGTGCACGCCTGGGACGCCATAAAAAACCAATAA
- a CDS encoding C-terminal binding protein: MSRRFKVVITDYDYGDIAIEEEILNAADADVIGLQAKSEDDLVEAARDCDAIMNQYARVGAKVISAMTQCKVIARYGVGVDIVDVDAATKSNILVTNVRDYCTEEVADHAISMWLALARNLFAYNTATHQGIWQWQSGAPVYRLRGQTMGIVSFGRIGQAIAERARAFGVNVIVYDPYIDPALAQQHQVTLVNKETLIAHSDIFMMQVPMTADTRHFLSEAEFRAMKRRALIINTGRGPTIDNQALYRALHEGWITGAALDDPEEEPAKRAQWNPADNPIFSLPNVIVTPHSAYYSEESIRAARQLAATEVASVLTGKTPRFPVNGAALALRIKGANDHAEAI; this comes from the coding sequence ATGAGTCGAAGATTTAAGGTGGTTATTACTGATTATGATTACGGCGATATCGCCATTGAAGAAGAGATCCTCAATGCCGCAGATGCGGATGTTATTGGCCTGCAAGCGAAATCTGAAGATGATCTGGTTGAAGCTGCGCGTGATTGCGACGCCATCATGAATCAGTATGCCCGGGTTGGCGCAAAGGTGATTTCCGCCATGACGCAATGCAAGGTGATTGCGCGTTACGGCGTCGGTGTCGATATTGTCGATGTCGATGCGGCCACCAAAAGCAACATCCTCGTTACAAATGTGCGTGATTACTGCACCGAGGAAGTTGCCGACCATGCCATCAGCATGTGGCTGGCGCTGGCGCGTAACCTGTTCGCTTACAACACCGCTACACATCAGGGCATCTGGCAGTGGCAATCTGGCGCACCCGTCTATCGCCTGCGTGGACAAACGATGGGGATTGTTTCATTCGGCCGGATTGGTCAGGCGATCGCTGAGCGCGCCCGCGCCTTTGGTGTGAATGTCATTGTCTACGATCCGTACATTGATCCGGCCTTAGCACAGCAACATCAGGTGACGCTGGTCAACAAAGAAACCCTCATCGCGCACTCCGACATTTTCATGATGCAGGTACCGATGACTGCGGACACCCGCCATTTCCTCAGCGAAGCAGAATTCAGGGCCATGAAGCGCCGGGCGTTAATCATCAACACCGGACGTGGTCCCACTATCGATAATCAGGCGTTATACCGCGCACTGCATGAAGGCTGGATTACCGGTGCAGCGCTGGATGATCCCGAAGAGGAACCGGCAAAACGCGCGCAATGGAATCCTGCGGACAACCCGATTTTCTCTCTGCCAAATGTCATCGTGACACCCCATTCGGCCTACTACTCCGAAGAATCCATTCGTGCGGCACGTCAGTTGGCAGCCACTGAAGTCGCCAGCGTGCTAACAGGTAAAACACCTCGATTCCCGGTCAATGGCGCAGCCCTGGCGCTTCGCATCAAAGGAGCAAATGACCATGCTGAAGCAATTTAA
- a CDS encoding RraA family protein: protein MLKQFNDFTRQPELLAQFDALLQSYSIAAVFADVQYRTGVMDSGIKPAFRAKVCGQAITVQLSKGDLVDPLKALEMGQPGDVIVVDAGGDCNTSVCGGLMGGLAQNRGIRAMIIDGAGRDTDELEDINWPIWSRAITPRGTHTMFSGRKEELSINVPIAVGGQLVKPGDFIVADLMGVVVIPQENAPEILKLAKEQVEREQATREWVKQGKTVEDLLAEFGRI from the coding sequence ATGCTGAAGCAATTTAATGATTTCACCCGTCAGCCAGAGCTGCTGGCACAGTTTGACGCCTTATTGCAGAGCTATTCGATTGCGGCGGTTTTTGCCGATGTGCAGTACCGCACTGGCGTCATGGACAGCGGTATTAAACCGGCATTCCGCGCCAAAGTCTGTGGTCAGGCGATTACCGTGCAGTTGTCTAAAGGGGATCTTGTTGATCCATTGAAAGCGCTGGAGATGGGACAACCCGGCGATGTGATCGTAGTAGATGCGGGTGGCGACTGTAACACCTCGGTTTGCGGTGGACTGATGGGCGGTCTGGCTCAGAACCGTGGCATTCGCGCCATGATCATTGACGGTGCCGGGCGCGACACGGATGAACTGGAAGATATCAATTGGCCAATCTGGAGCCGGGCGATCACACCCCGCGGTACCCACACCATGTTTTCCGGGCGTAAAGAAGAACTGTCCATCAACGTTCCCATCGCGGTCGGCGGTCAGTTAGTAAAACCTGGCGATTTTATCGTGGCTGACCTGATGGGGGTGGTGGTGATCCCTCAGGAAAATGCACCAGAGATTTTGAAACTGGCGAAAGAACAGGTCGAGCGTGAACAGGCTACGCGCGAATGGGTGAAGCAGGGGAAAACCGTCGAAGACTTGCTGGCAGAGTTTGGCCGTATCTGA
- the nifJ gene encoding pyruvate:ferredoxin (flavodoxin) oxidoreductase, protein MSGTMKTMDGNAAAAWISYAFTDVAAIYPITPSTPMAENVDEWAAAGKKNLFGQPVKVMEMQSEAGAAGAVHGALQAGALTTTYTASQGLLLMTPNLYKIAGELLPGVFHVSARALATNSLNIFGDHQDVMAVRQTGCAMLAESNVQQVMDLSAVAHLSAIKGRVPFINFFDGFRTSHEIQKIEVLEYDELAPLLDIDALNRFRRHALNPDHPVIRGTAQNPDIYFQEREASNGFYAALPDIVENYMAEIAAITGREYHLFDYYGADDAEDMIVAMGSVCDTIQDVVDALLDSGEKVGVLMVHLFRPFSLAHFFARIPASVKRIAVLDRTKEPGAQAEPLCLDVKNAFYRHDNPPLIVGGRYALGGKDILPSHIVSVFENLKKPLPQDGFTLGIFDDVTHTSLPLPVHEVQVSTEGITACKFWGLGSDGTVSANKSAIKIIGDNTPMYAQAYFAYDSKKSGGITVSHLRFGHHPINAPYLIHRADFIACSQQSYVDKYDLLEGLTPGGTFLLNCTWFGEELEEKLPASVKRYIARNSIRFYTLNAVEIARKLGLRGRFNMLMQAAFFKLAGIIDPPTAAIYLKQAVEKSYGSKGQNVVDMNNAAIDLGMEAIQEVMVPERWAMQEDKPAPARLLPDFISNILEPMNRQCGDKLPVSTFAGMEDGTFPTGTAAWEKRGIALEVPVWQPEGCTQCNQCAFICPHAAVRPALLTTEERYFAMPELLSKPAQGATDYEYHLAISPLDCSGCGNCVDICPAKGKALSMKPLETQRHMSSVWNYALELAPKINPFGKTSVKGSQFETPLLEFSGACAGCGETPYARLVTQLFGDRMMIANATGCSSIWGASAPSIPWTTNHKGQGPAWANSLFEDNAEFGLGMMLGGRAIRDQLAQYATEALNRPLSAGLQQALQQWLALKDQGNGTRERGERLSTLLAEEKGDDDLLNRLYQNQDYFAKRSQWIFGGDGWAYDIGFGGLDHVLASGEDINVLVYDTEVYSNTGGQSSKSTPVAAIAKFAAQGKRTRKKDLGMMALSYGNVYVAQIAMGADKAQTLRAIAEAEAWPGPSLVIAYAACINHGLKAGMGCSHREAKRAVEAGYWHLWRYNPQLAEKGKNPFMLDSEEPEDSFRDFLLGEVRYAALRRTAPDLVDRLFEQTEQDAKQRFEQYRRMAGD, encoded by the coding sequence ATGTCCGGAACGATGAAAACGATGGATGGCAACGCGGCAGCGGCCTGGATCTCCTACGCCTTTACCGATGTGGCGGCGATTTATCCCATCACGCCCTCAACCCCCATGGCGGAAAATGTTGATGAGTGGGCTGCTGCCGGGAAGAAGAATCTGTTTGGTCAACCCGTAAAGGTGATGGAGATGCAGTCGGAAGCGGGCGCAGCCGGTGCGGTGCACGGGGCACTACAGGCAGGTGCATTAACCACCACCTATACCGCTTCTCAGGGTTTATTGCTGATGACCCCGAACCTCTACAAAATTGCCGGTGAACTGTTGCCTGGTGTGTTTCATGTCAGCGCACGGGCGCTGGCGACCAATTCCCTGAATATTTTTGGCGATCATCAGGACGTAATGGCAGTGCGCCAGACCGGTTGCGCAATGCTCGCGGAAAGCAATGTTCAGCAAGTGATGGATTTGTCTGCGGTGGCGCATTTGTCTGCAATTAAAGGGCGGGTGCCCTTTATTAACTTCTTTGACGGTTTCCGCACCTCGCATGAAATCCAGAAAATCGAAGTGCTGGAGTACGATGAACTCGCACCGCTACTCGACATCGACGCGCTGAACCGGTTTCGCCGCCATGCACTCAACCCTGACCATCCGGTGATTCGCGGCACGGCACAGAATCCGGATATCTATTTTCAGGAGCGGGAAGCCTCCAACGGTTTCTATGCCGCATTGCCTGACATTGTGGAAAATTACATGGCGGAGATCGCCGCTATCACCGGGCGCGAATACCATCTGTTTGATTATTACGGCGCGGATGATGCTGAGGATATGATTGTTGCAATGGGGTCAGTCTGCGACACCATTCAAGACGTGGTCGATGCCTTGCTCGACAGCGGCGAGAAGGTCGGGGTGCTGATGGTTCATTTGTTTCGCCCCTTTTCGTTAGCGCATTTTTTTGCCCGTATTCCCGCCAGCGTGAAACGTATCGCGGTGCTGGATCGTACCAAGGAGCCGGGCGCGCAGGCTGAACCGCTCTGTCTGGATGTGAAAAACGCTTTCTACCGACATGATAACCCGCCCCTTATTGTCGGCGGACGTTACGCCCTCGGCGGTAAAGATATTCTGCCATCACATATCGTCTCAGTTTTCGAGAATCTGAAAAAACCGTTACCGCAAGATGGCTTTACCTTGGGGATCTTCGATGATGTCACCCATACCTCACTACCGCTGCCGGTGCATGAGGTACAGGTCTCCACGGAGGGGATCACCGCCTGTAAATTCTGGGGGCTGGGATCGGACGGCACGGTGAGTGCGAATAAAAGCGCCATCAAAATCATTGGTGATAACACCCCGATGTACGCTCAGGCTTATTTCGCCTATGACTCGAAGAAATCGGGTGGCATTACGGTTTCGCATCTGCGCTTTGGCCATCACCCGATCAACGCCCCGTACCTGATTCACCGTGCCGATTTTATCGCCTGTTCACAGCAATCTTATGTCGACAAATACGACTTACTGGAAGGGTTAACGCCAGGTGGTACTTTCCTGCTGAACTGCACCTGGTTTGGCGAGGAACTGGAGGAGAAACTACCCGCCAGCGTCAAACGTTACATTGCGCGCAATAGCATTCGTTTTTACACCCTAAATGCGGTGGAGATTGCCCGTAAACTGGGTTTGCGCGGGCGCTTCAATATGTTGATGCAGGCGGCATTCTTTAAGTTAGCCGGAATCATTGACCCACCCACCGCCGCCATCTATCTCAAGCAGGCCGTGGAGAAATCTTACGGCAGCAAAGGACAAAACGTGGTCGATATGAACAACGCCGCAATCGATCTGGGTATGGAAGCCATCCAGGAGGTGATGGTGCCCGAACGCTGGGCGATGCAGGAGGATAAACCCGCTCCTGCGCGGCTGTTGCCGGATTTCATCAGCAACATTCTTGAACCGATGAATCGTCAGTGTGGCGACAAGCTGCCGGTGAGCACCTTCGCCGGTATGGAGGATGGCACCTTTCCCACCGGCACAGCGGCCTGGGAGAAGCGCGGTATCGCGCTGGAAGTCCCGGTATGGCAGCCTGAGGGTTGTACCCAATGTAATCAATGTGCATTTATCTGTCCCCATGCCGCCGTGCGCCCGGCATTGCTGACCACCGAGGAACGTTATTTCGCCATGCCGGAGCTGTTGAGTAAACCGGCACAAGGAGCAACCGATTATGAATATCACCTGGCGATCTCTCCGCTGGACTGTTCTGGCTGCGGTAACTGCGTCGATATCTGCCCGGCGAAAGGGAAGGCGTTGAGTATGAAGCCACTGGAAACCCAGCGACATATGAGCAGCGTGTGGAACTACGCGTTGGAACTGGCACCGAAAATCAACCCATTTGGCAAAACCTCGGTAAAAGGCAGCCAGTTTGAAACGCCGCTGCTGGAGTTTTCCGGTGCCTGTGCGGGTTGTGGTGAAACACCTTATGCGCGGCTGGTGACGCAACTGTTCGGCGACCGGATGATGATCGCCAATGCCACCGGCTGTTCATCAATCTGGGGGGCCAGTGCACCCTCAATTCCCTGGACCACCAACCATAAAGGGCAGGGGCCAGCGTGGGCAAACTCGTTGTTTGAGGACAACGCCGAGTTTGGCCTTGGCATGATGCTGGGAGGGCGAGCGATTCGTGATCAGCTCGCCCAATATGCCACCGAGGCGTTAAATCGGCCACTCAGCGCCGGGCTGCAGCAGGCTTTGCAGCAATGGCTGGCGCTGAAAGATCAGGGCAATGGCACGCGGGAGCGCGGTGAACGTCTGAGCACATTGTTGGCGGAAGAAAAGGGCGATGATGACCTGCTTAATCGGCTCTATCAAAACCAGGACTACTTCGCTAAACGTTCACAGTGGATCTTTGGCGGAGATGGCTGGGCCTATGATATTGGCTTTGGCGGACTGGACCATGTACTGGCATCCGGAGAAGACATCAATGTGTTGGTTTACGATACCGAGGTCTACTCCAATACTGGCGGCCAATCGTCTAAATCCACGCCGGTCGCCGCCATCGCCAAGTTTGCGGCGCAGGGCAAACGTACCCGCAAAAAAGATCTCGGTATGATGGCGCTCAGCTACGGCAACGTCTATGTCGCGCAAATTGCGATGGGTGCGGATAAAGCCCAGACGCTGCGGGCTATCGCCGAAGCCGAAGCCTGGCCTGGGCCTTCTCTGGTGATTGCCTATGCGGCCTGTATCAATCACGGGTTAAAAGCGGGGATGGGTTGCAGCCATCGTGAAGCGAAGCGTGCGGTCGAAGCGGGTTATTGGCATCTGTGGCGTTATAACCCTCAGTTAGCCGAGAAAGGGAAAAATCCGTTTATGCTTGATTCGGAGGAGCCGGAAGACAGTTTCCGCGACTTTTTATTGGGCGAGGTGCGTTATGCTGCGCTGCGCCGCACAGCGCCAGATCTTGTGGATCGCCTGTTCGAACAGACGGAACAGGATGCAAAACAACGCTTTGAGCAATACAGACGCATGGCGGGTGACTAA
- a CDS encoding 2-dehydro-3-deoxygalactonokinase, with the protein MSNTAEFGLCDWGTSSFRLWLVDGKGTTLNEVRTHQGLGSVAERSFSGVLEQHLAELGASADLPVLICGMAGSRQGWQDAGYSTVPLTVNALLLSPIRIAGARDIRILPGVCQRSPTYDVMRGEETMLLGAVRSGQLNNGLIVMPGTHSKWVSLENGVVTGFNTFMTGELFSLMSTHSILRHAVADAIGEIDEHSPAFIAAVNLMLSGGSLTQQLFTVRSTTLLSDCPPAESASRLSGLLIGAEVAACYQQTSQRQVMLIASGSLTALYRKALTLAGFAVTLVDADEAVRAGLFQSAQTLWQRQEEQQHV; encoded by the coding sequence ATGAGCAATACCGCTGAATTTGGACTCTGTGACTGGGGCACTTCGAGCTTTCGTCTGTGGCTGGTAGATGGGAAGGGCACCACCCTGAATGAGGTACGGACCCACCAAGGGTTGGGCAGCGTGGCTGAGCGGTCGTTTTCAGGCGTGCTGGAGCAGCACCTGGCCGAACTTGGCGCATCCGCTGACCTGCCGGTGTTGATTTGTGGTATGGCGGGTTCCCGTCAGGGCTGGCAGGACGCCGGTTACAGCACCGTCCCGCTGACGGTGAACGCGCTTCTGCTTTCCCCGATCAGGATTGCTGGCGCAAGAGACATCCGCATTTTACCGGGCGTGTGCCAGCGCTCACCGACTTACGATGTTATGCGTGGCGAGGAAACCATGTTGTTGGGTGCCGTGCGATCAGGTCAGCTTAACAACGGATTGATCGTGATGCCCGGCACCCACAGCAAATGGGTATCGCTGGAGAATGGGGTTGTCACCGGTTTCAACACCTTTATGACCGGGGAACTGTTCAGCCTGATGAGCACGCATTCTATCCTGCGCCATGCGGTAGCCGATGCCATCGGTGAAATTGATGAACACTCTCCGGCGTTTATCGCGGCAGTGAACCTGATGTTAAGTGGGGGATCACTCACTCAGCAGTTGTTCACCGTTCGCTCAACCACCTTACTGAGCGACTGTCCCCCGGCAGAAAGCGCCTCACGCTTGTCGGGATTGTTGATTGGTGCAGAGGTAGCGGCATGCTATCAACAGACGTCACAGCGCCAGGTTATGTTAATTGCGTCAGGTTCCCTCACCGCACTTTATCGCAAGGCGTTAACGCTGGCGGGCTTTGCAGTCACCCTGGTGGATGCTGACGAAGCGGTACGCGCCGGGCTGTTCCAGAGTGCACAGACCTTGTGGCAGCGGCAGGAGGAGCAACAGCATGTCTGA